A window from Planktothrix sp. FACHB-1365 encodes these proteins:
- a CDS encoding proteasome-type protease produces the protein MTYCLGIITNTGLVIAADSRTNAGVDYISTYRKLFDFSKSGERVILLCTAGNLSITQGIVSELDRDLKTQEEINLHTLPSMYEVARYIGSKLRKIQELDEKWLKKDGIEPQCSMLLGGQIKGQDPALFLIYSQGNFIHATRETPFLQIGETKYGKPILDRTLSFNTHLEAAAKCALLSIDSTMKSNISVGPPINLVLYEKDTLEVKNWLKLRLGDPYLAEIRKLWEECLKQGFNNIPNINWQHRTSDTSEDILID, from the coding sequence ATGACCTATTGTTTGGGTATTATTACCAATACTGGCTTAGTGATTGCGGCGGACTCGCGCACAAATGCTGGGGTTGATTATATTTCTACCTATCGGAAATTATTCGATTTTTCTAAATCAGGTGAGCGCGTAATTCTATTATGTACGGCGGGAAATCTCTCCATCACCCAGGGAATTGTCAGCGAATTAGATCGGGATCTCAAAACCCAGGAAGAGATTAATTTACATACTCTCCCTTCTATGTATGAAGTCGCTCGATATATTGGATCAAAACTCAGAAAAATTCAAGAACTGGATGAAAAATGGCTAAAAAAAGACGGAATTGAGCCTCAATGTTCAATGCTATTAGGGGGGCAAATCAAGGGACAAGATCCGGCTTTATTTTTAATTTATAGCCAAGGTAATTTTATTCATGCCACGAGAGAAACACCATTTTTGCAAATAGGAGAAACTAAATATGGTAAACCCATTTTAGATCGAACATTGAGCTTTAATACCCATTTAGAAGCAGCAGCTAAATGTGCATTACTCTCAATTGATTCTACCATGAAATCTAATATTTCTGTAGGGCCTCCCATTAATTTAGTGTTATATGAAAAAGATACTTTAGAGGTCAAAAATTGGTTAAAACTACGCTTGGGTGATCCCTATTTAGCAGAAATTCGTAAACTCTGGGAAGAGTGCCTCAAACAAGGATTTAATAATATCCCTAATATTAATTGGCAGCATCGAACTAGCGACACCTCGGAGGATATTTTAATTGATTAG
- a CDS encoding DUF4347 domain-containing protein — protein MKICVFIDSAINNCEYLIKNVFESVEVVQLNNSQDSIQQVADYLRQRREIQEVHLISHGASGCLKFAKSQLDLENLENYHQLLKQSFSAVDSLILYGCHLAQGEKGQTFIKQLHQITATKIAASTSLTGNKILGGNWDFEFTLGNLNVNLPFNPEALQSYPSILATFIVNSTGDTNDNDISNGITTLREAITVANITPGADRIDFNIPNSDPGFNATTNSFTILPLSRLPAITDSVVIDATTQTGFTGTPIIEINGTNAAGLDDGVIEITAGENSIIRGFVINRAGFSNAAILINNSNANQIENNYLGTDITGTVDPGGNGSGIIILNSANNIIRDNLISGNNNTSAVGIRIEGNTATNNQILGNFIGTTITGNAALANSGGGIVIENAPNNIIGGTTASDRNIISGNGFNGINISGIDTIGNRILGNYIGTDITGTVAVRNTFDGILISSNASNTIIGGTAVGEANLISGNGSSGIFLQTGSNNQVIANLIGTDITGKIALGNGSVAGVRIESSEHLIQDNLISGNIGDGILIGSSNANNNIVTGNLVGTDIDGIATLGNSETGIIIAQSATNNRIGGTILDERNIISGNNSSGVSIQFNATNNQVLGNYIGVNINGIADLGNAADGISLLAAPNNIIGGTVAGSGNLISGNNGNGIDLGLASSETRILGNFIGTDFTGTVAIPNTENGISTDGFPVNGIIGGTTPTERNLISGNGENGIDISAPNYQIIGNFIGTQIDGVSLLGNTNAGINIAFGGNNTRIGGTNTGEGNAIAFNGRDGVSVGNGSTGNSILSNAIFSNIELGIDLSSPAINTAGTTANDAGDTDTGSNNLQNFPVITSAVSDGTNTTVSGSLNSTPNTTFRVEFFANDILDPTTFGEGQQFLGFANVTTDATGNISFDQSFLSSQTDNKFITATATDPSNSTSEFSGGQQVNPLTQVEFSQGNYQLNEDGTVVGSAITINRIGNTASSSSIEVQLTNGTATGGTTLDTGIDFNNTSILVNFASGETFKTVTIPINNDTLPEENESLTLTLANGSIGTIINPQNSSIVEIIDNDEPEPTPTPTPTPTPEPTPTPTPTPTPTPEPTPTPTPTPTPEPTPEPTPTPTPTPEPTPTPTPTPTPTPTPTPEPEDPDCLCPSFPTPPDVNLTQPIDRIVGKEPDEKLLGTEGNNFLQSFGGNDTLIGLDGQDTLVGDIQNDILFGNKNADLLIGEVGEDTLYGGKEDDLILGDEGNDQIWGDEENDTLLGGNGDDTLLGGINDPSNPNEDGLDLLFGNEGNDLSFGNQANDSLSGEAGNDTLYGGKNDDLMSGDAGDDLLLGDQGNDTLCGGEGEDTLYGSLGSQIEANSGEEEDLLCGDEGNDFLLGNEGKDTLNGGEGNDILFGGINNDSLIGGAGNDTLLGDQGNNILAGGTGRDLFVVKVNQGENTIIDFQDSQDQILVILNENLANFIPFEDLMITQNGNNTLLQFEEQVLAILEGIEADLITSEDFLFVNT, from the coding sequence ATGAAGATCTGTGTTTTTATTGATTCGGCAATTAATAACTGTGAATATTTAATTAAAAATGTTTTTGAATCAGTAGAAGTTGTCCAACTTAATAATAGTCAAGATAGTATTCAACAAGTTGCAGATTATCTACGACAAAGACGGGAGATTCAAGAAGTTCATCTAATTAGTCATGGTGCTTCAGGTTGTTTAAAGTTTGCCAAAAGTCAACTTGATTTAGAAAACTTAGAAAACTACCATCAACTTTTAAAACAAAGCTTTTCTGCTGTCGATTCTTTAATTCTCTATGGCTGTCATCTTGCTCAAGGAGAAAAAGGTCAAACTTTTATTAAACAATTACATCAAATTACGGCTACAAAAATAGCAGCTTCAACAAGCTTAACCGGAAACAAAATCTTAGGGGGAAATTGGGATTTTGAATTTACCCTTGGCAATCTTAACGTTAATTTACCGTTTAACCCAGAAGCACTTCAAAGTTATCCTTCTATTTTAGCGACTTTTATTGTTAATAGTACAGGGGATACGAATGATAATGATATAAGCAATGGCATTACTACACTCCGAGAAGCAATTACTGTTGCAAATATAACCCCTGGAGCAGATCGAATTGATTTTAATATTCCCAATAGCGATCCCGGATTTAATGCAACGACTAATTCCTTTACAATTCTACCATTATCCAGATTACCTGCAATCACAGATTCAGTTGTTATTGATGCGACTACTCAAACCGGATTTACAGGTACTCCGATTATTGAAATTAATGGCACTAATGCAGCAGGATTAGATGATGGAGTTATAGAAATTACAGCCGGAGAAAATAGCATTATTCGAGGGTTTGTCATTAATCGTGCTGGATTTAGTAATGCAGCCATTTTAATTAACAATAGTAACGCCAATCAAATTGAAAATAACTATCTGGGAACCGATATTACAGGAACCGTTGATCCAGGGGGAAATGGGTCAGGAATTATTATTCTTAATTCTGCTAATAATATTATTCGAGATAATCTCATTTCGGGAAATAATAACACTTCGGCAGTGGGAATCCGTATCGAAGGAAATACCGCTACCAATAATCAAATTTTAGGAAACTTTATCGGCACAACTATTACAGGAAATGCAGCTTTAGCAAATTCAGGTGGGGGTATTGTCATTGAAAATGCGCCTAATAATATTATTGGAGGAACCACAGCAAGCGATCGCAATATTATTTCTGGAAATGGCTTTAATGGAATTAATATTAGTGGAATTGATACCATTGGTAATCGAATTTTAGGAAACTATATTGGTACAGATATTACTGGAACCGTTGCAGTTCGTAATACTTTTGATGGAATTTTAATCTCATCTAATGCGTCTAATACAATTATTGGCGGAACCGCAGTTGGTGAAGCCAATTTAATTTCAGGTAATGGTTCTAGTGGTATTTTCCTCCAAACTGGAAGCAATAATCAAGTCATTGCCAACTTAATTGGAACGGATATTACGGGTAAAATTGCTTTAGGAAATGGGTCAGTAGCAGGCGTAAGGATTGAAAGTTCCGAGCATCTCATTCAAGATAACTTAATTTCAGGAAATATTGGCGATGGAATCTTAATTGGGAGTAGCAATGCCAATAATAATATTGTTACCGGAAATCTCGTTGGAACAGATATTGATGGAATCGCAACTTTAGGCAATAGTGAAACCGGAATTATAATTGCCCAATCTGCAACGAATAATAGAATTGGTGGAACTATTCTTGATGAACGAAATATTATTTCAGGTAATAATAGTTCAGGAGTTAGTATTCAATTTAATGCCACCAATAACCAAGTTTTAGGAAACTATATAGGGGTAAATATTAACGGAATTGCAGATTTAGGAAACGCTGCTGATGGTATCAGTTTATTGGCAGCACCTAATAATATTATTGGAGGAACTGTTGCTGGATCTGGAAATTTAATTTCTGGAAATAATGGAAATGGAATCGATCTGGGTTTAGCTTCCTCTGAAACTCGAATTTTAGGAAACTTTATTGGGACAGATTTTACGGGAACTGTTGCAATTCCTAATACAGAGAATGGAATTAGTACAGATGGGTTTCCGGTTAATGGAATTATTGGGGGTACAACGCCAACAGAACGAAATTTGATTTCTGGAAATGGAGAAAATGGGATTGATATTTCTGCACCCAATTATCAAATTATTGGTAACTTTATTGGGACTCAAATTGATGGGGTGAGTTTGTTAGGAAATACAAACGCAGGAATAAATATTGCTTTTGGGGGGAACAATACCCGTATTGGTGGAACAAATACAGGAGAAGGAAATGCGATCGCTTTTAATGGTAGAGATGGAGTATCTGTTGGAAATGGCAGTACAGGAAATTCTATTTTATCGAATGCTATTTTCTCTAATATTGAATTAGGAATTGATTTAAGTTCACCTGCTATTAATACAGCCGGAACAACAGCAAATGATGCGGGAGATACGGACACTGGAAGTAATAACCTGCAAAATTTTCCAGTTATTACTTCAGCCGTTTCCGATGGAACTAATACAACCGTTTCTGGAAGCTTAAATAGTACGCCTAACACAACTTTTCGAGTTGAATTTTTCGCTAATGATATTTTAGATCCCACCACATTCGGAGAAGGTCAACAATTTTTAGGGTTTGCAAACGTCACAACTGATGCAACGGGAAATATTAGCTTTGATCAAAGCTTTTTATCTTCTCAAACTGACAATAAATTTATTACCGCTACCGCTACAGACCCCAGTAACAGCACCTCAGAGTTTTCAGGGGGACAACAAGTTAACCCCTTAACCCAAGTTGAATTTTCTCAAGGAAATTATCAACTAAATGAAGATGGAACTGTTGTTGGTTCAGCTATTACAATTAATCGCATCGGAAATACCGCAAGTTCATCCAGTATTGAGGTTCAATTAACCAATGGAACAGCAACCGGAGGAACAACCTTAGACACCGGAATAGACTTTAATAACACTTCAATTTTAGTTAATTTCGCATCGGGAGAAACCTTTAAAACCGTAACAATTCCCATTAATAATGATACGTTACCCGAAGAGAACGAAAGTTTGACATTAACACTAGCCAATGGAAGTATTGGAACAATCATTAATCCTCAAAATAGTTCAATTGTTGAAATTATCGATAACGACGAACCAGAACCTACACCTACTCCGACTCCGACTCCCACGCCAGAACCCACTCCTACACCCACTCCGACTCCGACTCCCACGCCAGAACCCACTCCTACACCCACTCCGACTCCAACACCCGAACCTACACCAGAACCCACGCCTACTCCGACTCCCACTCCAGAACCCACTCCTACACCGACTCCCACTCCTACACCCACACCAACGCCAACGCCAGAACCAGAAGATCCAGACTGTCTTTGTCCCTCTTTCCCGACTCCTCCTGATGTTAATTTAACTCAACCTATAGATAGAATTGTAGGTAAGGAACCCGATGAAAAATTATTAGGTACAGAAGGAAATAACTTTTTACAAAGCTTTGGTGGGAATGATACTTTAATCGGTTTAGATGGACAAGATACCCTGGTTGGAGACATACAAAACGATATTTTATTTGGAAATAAAAACGCAGATTTATTAATCGGTGAAGTCGGAGAAGACACACTCTATGGAGGAAAAGAAGATGATTTAATTTTGGGAGACGAAGGAAATGATCAAATTTGGGGAGATGAAGAAAATGATACTTTATTAGGAGGGAATGGAGATGACACCTTATTAGGTGGAATTAACGATCCATCTAATCCTAATGAAGATGGACTAGACTTATTATTCGGGAATGAAGGAAATGATTTAAGTTTCGGAAATCAAGCTAATGATTCTCTCTCAGGAGAAGCGGGAAATGATACGTTGTATGGCGGAAAAAATGATGATTTGATGTCGGGTGATGCAGGTGATGATTTACTATTGGGTGATCAAGGAAATGATACCCTTTGCGGCGGTGAAGGGGAAGATACACTCTATGGAAGTTTAGGTTCACAAATAGAAGCGAATTCAGGAGAAGAAGAAGATTTACTCTGTGGCGACGAAGGAAATGATTTTCTGTTGGGAAATGAAGGAAAAGACACCTTAAATGGTGGCGAAGGAAATGATATTTTGTTTGGGGGTATAAATAATGATAGCCTGATTGGTGGCGCAGGTAATGATACTTTACTGGGGGATCAAGGTAACAATATTTTAGCAGGGGGAACAGGACGTGATCTCTTTGTTGTTAAAGTTAATCAAGGTGAAAATACAATAATTGACTTTCAAGATAGTCAAGATCAAATTCTGGTAATTTTAAATGAAAATTTAGCTAATTTTATTCCTTTTGAAGACTTGATGATTACCCAGAATGGAAACAATACATTGCTCCAATTTGAGGAACAAGTTCTGGCTATTTTAGAAGGGATAGAAGCAGACTTGATCACCTCAGAGGATTTCTTGTTTGTTAACACCTAA
- a CDS encoding RNA-directed DNA polymerase, whose translation MLHFNLEDNLINKNLIKNSIYYAIHSRLNNDYFCDFFELNINCKDKIKINQLVEYIRNIYLLSEPYIQDESFAYAYPKNDLFIRKCIYLPFKEYAVRYHLINTFSLAVENCFINTSYAHRTQRSTTKSEFLPLFKEYYPEYKKFIKGAEYLLKEFKQNNQESYLLKADITAFYDSISHHYLVDAIFELLGNILPRKYEELLKQILKPKFEFYSIIDESLKSRNKHQGLLVGNITDGYLANILLTRIDELMIAHGFNYARYVDDIKIITTTKDDALKAVNILQEELHRIGLTLNSTKTEIIHNPSSVEDLLRKNHLISMQDILNENFNVTTQQEFLEEDEDIRLKDILNINFSEKLKIEEVKKITKFLNKLKLNNDYDEEFLVYLIEKIPEMILLFPETINTNTWTVVKIINFGYSNKIIFAGYKAMNGIFKDRKIMDYARTRLIHHLIKPRKKDPPYILMMVKNNDSFREKLISIFQKFLSAKSIDLNLNSLYALWILSHKENGSIFDETLFHQTIDNYLPRPISHTISRVLASILSYKGSLNFFDDFDFTAFSDNAESVGLDDLNYQ comes from the coding sequence ATGCTTCATTTTAACTTAGAAGATAATTTAATTAACAAAAACCTAATTAAAAATTCAATTTACTATGCTATTCATAGTAGACTAAATAATGATTATTTTTGTGATTTTTTTGAGCTAAATATCAACTGCAAAGATAAAATAAAAATCAATCAATTAGTTGAATATATTAGAAATATTTATTTATTATCAGAACCTTACATACAAGATGAATCATTTGCTTATGCTTATCCAAAAAATGATTTGTTTATTAGAAAATGTATCTATCTTCCTTTTAAGGAATATGCTGTTAGATATCATTTAATCAATACTTTTTCACTAGCAGTTGAAAATTGTTTTATTAACACAAGCTATGCTCATAGAACTCAACGTTCAACAACAAAAAGTGAATTTTTGCCATTATTTAAAGAGTATTATCCTGAATACAAAAAATTTATTAAAGGGGCAGAATATCTTCTCAAAGAATTTAAACAAAATAACCAAGAGTCTTATTTGTTAAAGGCAGATATAACAGCATTCTATGATAGTATATCACATCATTACTTAGTTGATGCAATTTTTGAACTTCTAGGAAATATTTTACCAAGGAAATATGAAGAACTTTTAAAACAAATATTAAAACCAAAATTTGAATTCTATTCAATTATTGATGAATCATTAAAATCAAGAAATAAGCATCAAGGCTTATTAGTGGGAAATATAACTGATGGATATTTAGCAAATATTTTATTAACTAGAATCGATGAATTAATGATTGCCCATGGTTTTAATTATGCACGATATGTCGATGATATTAAGATAATTACCACTACAAAAGATGACGCTCTGAAAGCAGTCAATATTTTACAAGAAGAATTACATAGAATAGGCTTAACTTTAAACTCTACTAAGACAGAAATTATACATAATCCTAGTTCGGTTGAGGATCTGCTTAGAAAGAACCATCTAATTTCAATGCAAGATATTTTAAATGAAAATTTTAATGTTACTACCCAACAAGAATTCCTAGAAGAAGATGAGGATATTCGGTTAAAAGATATACTGAATATTAATTTTTCTGAAAAATTAAAAATAGAAGAAGTAAAAAAAATAACTAAATTTTTGAATAAATTAAAATTAAATAATGATTATGATGAAGAATTTTTAGTTTATCTTATAGAAAAAATTCCTGAAATGATTTTATTATTTCCTGAAACAATAAATACTAATACTTGGACTGTTGTTAAAATTATAAATTTTGGTTATAGTAATAAGATTATATTTGCTGGATATAAAGCAATGAATGGAATTTTTAAGGATAGAAAGATTATGGATTATGCTAGAACAAGATTAATTCATCATTTAATTAAGCCAAGAAAGAAAGATCCTCCATATATACTTATGATGGTAAAAAATAACGATAGTTTTCGTGAAAAACTGATTTCCATATTTCAAAAATTTTTATCGGCAAAGTCCATTGACTTAAATCTTAACTCATTATACGCATTATGGATACTATCTCATAAAGAAAATGGAAGCATTTTCGACGAGACTTTATTTCACCAAACTATAGATAATTATTTACCTAGACCTATTTCTCATACAATATCAAGAGTTTTAGCTTCCATTCTTTCATATAAAGGCAGCTTAAACTTTTTTGATGACTTTGATTTTACAGCTTTCTCTGATAACGCCGAGAGTGTGGGACTAGATGACTTGAATTATCAATAA
- a CDS encoding nuclease-related domain-containing DEAD/DEAH box helicase → MAKMFPPDGPSNPNLYGESQVYRLLAQLEDDFYIFQDRYWIFKNKEGCRTERETDFLLVHPQKGLLIIEVKGGSQFSYDGEHDQWKSGDQQCYRNPYKKQLANSKQLPVYLKEKIPSLKTLWFTCGYAICFPHSDTLEGELAPYMEQEVTLLSYDLINLEFRINELYSHYTNPKDCPLGKQRVEEIKNLITPKCVFKKSLSAKLEDEKQTIIQLTKEQQEILDGFYRANQPILIEGPAGTGKTQLAISQAISDIQSNKFVLFITNSQQSKYYINREIILNIQVNHDILTILNSEEIERVNDILKNKNNETEIRIIVDEAQQLDVTFLRTLANYSDKILHIIIFKDDSQKTNKNDIQQIFKSSNFTLQKVIRNTVEIFDCYKEYISPTYKVKDPVRKFKEVIENFFISDEDLIDALQATLINMTKDEKICPKNITILFSKQPIEYILKSIQSFIESLSFKFKQFSLASPIHPQTITWSTVYEFQGLENHIILLVELDPEPISETIRLRRLRYIGRSRACSILHLFLRKDISSNITNIADIF, encoded by the coding sequence ATGGCTAAAATGTTTCCTCCAGACGGCCCATCTAATCCTAATTTATATGGGGAATCACAAGTATATCGTTTACTAGCTCAACTTGAAGATGATTTTTATATTTTTCAAGATCGATATTGGATTTTCAAAAATAAAGAAGGGTGTAGAACAGAAAGAGAAACTGATTTTTTATTAGTTCATCCCCAAAAAGGTTTATTAATTATTGAAGTTAAAGGTGGATCTCAATTTTCTTATGATGGTGAGCATGATCAGTGGAAATCAGGTGATCAACAATGTTATAGAAATCCCTATAAAAAACAATTAGCTAACTCAAAACAATTGCCTGTATACCTAAAAGAAAAGATACCTAGCCTAAAAACATTGTGGTTCACTTGCGGATATGCAATATGCTTTCCCCACAGTGACACTTTAGAGGGGGAGTTAGCTCCATATATGGAACAAGAAGTAACTTTATTGAGTTATGATCTTATTAATTTAGAGTTTAGAATTAATGAATTATATAGTCATTATACTAATCCTAAAGATTGTCCTCTTGGAAAGCAGAGAGTAGAAGAAATTAAAAATTTAATTACTCCTAAATGTGTATTTAAAAAATCTCTGAGTGCAAAACTAGAGGATGAAAAACAAACTATTATTCAGCTTACTAAAGAACAACAAGAAATTTTAGATGGTTTCTACAGAGCGAATCAACCCATACTTATTGAAGGGCCAGCAGGAACTGGAAAAACTCAACTTGCCATATCTCAGGCAATATCAGATATTCAATCCAATAAGTTTGTATTATTCATTACAAATTCTCAACAATCAAAATATTATATTAATCGTGAAATTATTCTAAATATTCAAGTCAATCATGATATTTTAACGATTTTAAATAGTGAAGAAATTGAAAGAGTTAATGATATTTTGAAAAACAAAAATAATGAAACAGAAATCAGAATAATTGTTGATGAAGCACAACAACTAGATGTAACTTTTTTAAGAACTTTAGCTAATTATTCAGACAAAATATTACATATTATTATTTTTAAAGATGATTCTCAAAAAACGAATAAGAATGATATACAGCAAATATTTAAATCCTCCAATTTCACTCTACAAAAAGTAATTAGAAATACCGTTGAAATTTTTGATTGTTACAAAGAATATATTAGTCCAACTTATAAAGTTAAAGATCCAGTTAGGAAATTTAAAGAAGTAATAGAAAATTTTTTTATTTCTGATGAGGATTTAATCGATGCTTTACAAGCTACGCTTATAAACATGACCAAGGATGAAAAAATTTGCCCAAAAAATATAACAATACTATTTTCTAAGCAACCTATTGAATATATTTTGAAATCTATACAATCATTTATTGAGTCATTATCATTTAAATTTAAGCAATTTTCCTTAGCTAGTCCAATTCATCCTCAAACAATTACTTGGTCAACTGTTTATGAGTTCCAAGGGTTAGAAAATCATATTATTTTATTAGTCGAATTAGACCCTGAACCTATTTCTGAGACAATTCGTTTGAGAAGATTAAGATACATTGGTAGATCCAGAGCTTGTAGTATATTACATCTATTTTTAAGAAAAGATATATCTTCAAATATTACCAATATTGCCGATATATTTTAA
- a CDS encoding NAD(P)-dependent oxidoreductase, with product MKIGIIGTGLMGFPMAQRLLEAGYQLIVYNRTTSKVEPLREAGATVAGTPQGLIATSDCILLMLTNQDAIESVLFRSEFQSFLSGKTVISMGTISPTDSKTIQKDILKAGGDYLEAPVLGSIPEAKAGTLQIMVGSTEAQFDQWLNLLKCLGEPKYIGEVGSAAALKLALNQLIASLTTAFALSLNFVQQQGVDIELFMDILRNSALYAPTFDKKLQRMLEENYENPNFPVKHLLKDTNLFLQEAVKMGLNASSLEGVKAILETTQKLGKSNDDYSALFTAIKPS from the coding sequence ATGAAAATCGGAATAATCGGAACCGGGTTAATGGGGTTTCCGATGGCGCAACGACTGTTAGAAGCTGGATATCAACTCATTGTGTATAATCGCACAACCTCTAAAGTCGAACCGTTAAGGGAAGCAGGGGCGACAGTAGCCGGAACGCCTCAAGGTTTAATTGCTACCAGTGATTGTATTTTATTAATGTTAACGAATCAAGACGCCATTGAGTCGGTTTTGTTCCGTTCAGAATTTCAATCGTTTTTATCGGGAAAAACAGTGATTTCAATGGGAACAATTTCGCCAACGGATAGTAAAACGATTCAAAAAGACATTCTGAAAGCAGGAGGAGACTATTTAGAAGCGCCTGTTTTGGGGAGTATTCCTGAAGCGAAAGCCGGAACATTACAAATTATGGTAGGTTCTACAGAGGCGCAATTTGATCAATGGTTGAATTTGTTAAAATGCTTAGGCGAACCGAAATATATTGGAGAAGTCGGAAGTGCGGCTGCGTTAAAATTAGCCTTAAATCAATTAATTGCTTCCTTAACAACGGCTTTCGCCTTAAGTTTAAATTTTGTTCAACAGCAAGGAGTTGATATCGAATTATTTATGGATATTTTACGCAACAGTGCGTTATATGCTCCCACCTTTGATAAAAAATTACAACGGATGTTAGAAGAAAATTATGAAAATCCCAATTTCCCCGTAAAACATCTATTAAAAGACACGAATTTGTTTCTACAAGAAGCGGTCAAAATGGGGTTAAATGCAAGTTCATTAGAAGGAGTAAAAGCAATATTAGAAACGACGCAAAAACTCGGAAAATCAAACGATGATTATTCCGCCCTATTTACGGCTATTAAACCTTCTTAA